From Mya arenaria isolate MELC-2E11 chromosome 1, ASM2691426v1, a single genomic window includes:
- the LOC128227010 gene encoding serine-enriched protein-like has protein sequence MDSKAQDLQPLMQEDNSDCEEYFDHALDDSSSGYDSTDIDVSDVDSDDSMMSQNISYLSKHKPTYHDAEQQVRAHVSSTKTLYESLKLILDMPEMCDVTFLVGTDNTPVNGVRSILATRSKVMYQLIFNHIKTLEGRSSFGVRLAIPVHKYDAEVFRMLIQFIHCGTATITDQTVTGLICGACQFELQNLEAACWRYLRARLCSGQEETILAGSRKYKEHRNYAFIMELIYKFLDERFNDRKGSRGTNAPQNRGLKNELSSRATKARETEV, from the exons ATGGACTCTAAAGCGCAGGACCTTCAACCTTTGATGCAGGAAGATAATTCAGATTGTGAAGAATACTTCGACCACGCTCTAGATG ATTCCTCATCGGGATACGATTCTACGGATATTGACGTATCAGACGTCGATTCAGATGATTCTATGATGTCACAAAATATATCGTATCTGTCTAAACATAAACCAACGTACCATGATGCCGAACAGCAAGTTAGAGCACACGTGAGCAGCACTAAAACCTTGTACGAGAGTTTGAAGCTCATTCTCGACATGCCCGagatgtgtgacgtcacatttctGGTTGGAACAGACAACACGCCTGTTAATGGTGTACGCTCAATTTTGGCTACAAGAAGCAA GGTGATGTACCAGTTAATCTTTAACCATATCAAGACATTAGAAGGGCGGTCGTCATTCGGAGTACGTCTGGCGATACCTGTTCACAAGTACGacgccgaggtgttccgaatgttgATACAGTTTATTCACTGCGGGACCGCTACCATCACTGATCAAACTGTTACAG GTCTGATTTGTGGCGCGTGTCAGTTCGAGCTTCAAAACCTTGAGGCCGCTTGCTGGCGTTACCTCAGAGCAAGGCTCTGTTCGGGGCAAGAGGAGACGATTCTTGCCGGCTCCAGGAAGTACAAGGAACATCGGAATTACGCCTTCATTATGGAACTG ATTTACAAGTTCCTGGATGAAAGATTCAACGACCGAAAGGGATCTCGCGGCACGAATGCCCCGCAAAACAGAGGTCTGAAGAATGAGCTTAGTTCTCGCGCCACAAAGGCCCGAGAAACAGAGGTGTAA